One region of Rattus norvegicus strain BN/NHsdMcwi chromosome 13, GRCr8, whole genome shotgun sequence genomic DNA includes:
- the Or6n2 gene encoding olfactory receptor Olr1588 isoform X1 translates to MEPLMDQHNFSSLTEFVLLGFPNVEHIGGCLFVLLLLAYLFTIGGNTLIFLVIRLDAALHKPMYHFVSVLSFLELWYTATTIPKMLANLLSEKKAISFTGCLLQTYFFHSLGASECYLLTAMAYDRYLAICRPLHYPSIMTTALCVKMAAGCWTCGFLCPISEVILVSQLPFCNYNEIPHIFCDFPPLLSLACKDTSTNVLVDFAVNAFIILVTFLFIMASYGRIIGAVLKIKTAAGRRKAFSTCASHLIVVLIFFGSIIFMYVRLKKSYSLTLDRTLAVVYSVLTPLANPIIYSLRNKELIQAIKRTFFKKVEKASPTHH, encoded by the exons ATGGAG CCTCTCATGGATCAACACAACTTCTCAAGCCTGACTGAGTTTGTGCTCCTCGGTTTCCCAAATGTGGAGCACATTGGGGGCTGTCTTTTTGTCTTGCTGCTGTTGGCATACCTGTTCACTATTGGTGGCAATACGCTCATCTTCCTAGTCATCCGCCTGGATGCAGCCCTCCACAAACCCATGTATCACTTTGTCAGTGTTCTCTCTTTCTTGGAATTATGGTATACAGCCACCACCATCCCTAAAATGCTAGCTAATCTTCTCAGTGAGAAGAAGGCTATTTCTTTTACAGGATGCCTCCTCCAGACCTACTTTTTCCATTCCCTTGGGGCTTCTGAATGCTATCTTCTTAcagccatggcctatgaccgATACCTGGCCATCTGCCGACCCCTCCACTACCCTTCAATTATGACTACAGCACTCTGTGTGAagatggctgctggctgctggacTTGTGGTTTCCTGTGTCCTATTTCTGAGGTCATCCTTGTCTCTCAGCTCCCTTTCTGTAACTACAATGAAATCCCACACATTTTCTGTGATTTTCCACCTCTTTTGAGCCTGGCCTGCAAAGACACATCTACTAATGTACTAGTGGACTTTGCCGTCAATGCCTTCATCATCCTTGTCACTTTCCTTTTTATCATGGCCTCTTACGGGAGAATCATTGGTGCTGTGCTGAAGATAAAAACagcagcaggaagaagaaaggccTTCTCCACATGTGCCTCACACCTCATTGTGGTGCTCATCTTTTTTGGCAGCATCATCTTCATGTACGTTCGGCTAAAGAAGAGCTACTCATTGACTCTTGACCGCACTTTAGCTGTAGTCTACTCTGTGTTAACACCTCTGGCTAATCCCATTATCTATAGTCTTCGAAACAAGGAACTCATTCAGGCCATCAAGAGGACCTTCTTCAAGAAGGTGGAGAAAGCTAGTCCAACTCATCATTGA
- the Or6n2 gene encoding olfactory receptor Olr1588: protein MDQHNFSSLTEFVLLGFPNVEHIGGCLFVLLLLAYLFTIGGNTLIFLVIRLDAALHKPMYHFVSVLSFLELWYTATTIPKMLANLLSEKKAISFTGCLLQTYFFHSLGASECYLLTAMAYDRYLAICRPLHYPSIMTTALCVKMAAGCWTCGFLCPISEVILVSQLPFCNYNEIPHIFCDFPPLLSLACKDTSTNVLVDFAVNAFIILVTFLFIMASYGRIIGAVLKIKTAAGRRKAFSTCASHLIVVLIFFGSIIFMYVRLKKSYSLTLDRTLAVVYSVLTPLANPIIYSLRNKELIQAIKRTFFKKVEKASPTHH, encoded by the coding sequence ATGGATCAACACAACTTCTCAAGCCTGACTGAGTTTGTGCTCCTCGGTTTCCCAAATGTGGAGCACATTGGGGGCTGTCTTTTTGTCTTGCTGCTGTTGGCATACCTGTTCACTATTGGTGGCAATACGCTCATCTTCCTAGTCATCCGCCTGGATGCAGCCCTCCACAAACCCATGTATCACTTTGTCAGTGTTCTCTCTTTCTTGGAATTATGGTATACAGCCACCACCATCCCTAAAATGCTAGCTAATCTTCTCAGTGAGAAGAAGGCTATTTCTTTTACAGGATGCCTCCTCCAGACCTACTTTTTCCATTCCCTTGGGGCTTCTGAATGCTATCTTCTTAcagccatggcctatgaccgATACCTGGCCATCTGCCGACCCCTCCACTACCCTTCAATTATGACTACAGCACTCTGTGTGAagatggctgctggctgctggacTTGTGGTTTCCTGTGTCCTATTTCTGAGGTCATCCTTGTCTCTCAGCTCCCTTTCTGTAACTACAATGAAATCCCACACATTTTCTGTGATTTTCCACCTCTTTTGAGCCTGGCCTGCAAAGACACATCTACTAATGTACTAGTGGACTTTGCCGTCAATGCCTTCATCATCCTTGTCACTTTCCTTTTTATCATGGCCTCTTACGGGAGAATCATTGGTGCTGTGCTGAAGATAAAAACagcagcaggaagaagaaaggccTTCTCCACATGTGCCTCACACCTCATTGTGGTGCTCATCTTTTTTGGCAGCATCATCTTCATGTACGTTCGGCTAAAGAAGAGCTACTCATTGACTCTTGACCGCACTTTAGCTGTAGTCTACTCTGTGTTAACACCTCTGGCTAATCCCATTATCTATAGTCTTCGAAACAAGGAACTCATTCAGGCCATCAAGAGGACCTTCTTCAAGAAGGTGGAGAAAGCTAGTCCAACTCATCATTGA